The Amblyomma americanum isolate KBUSLIRL-KWMA chromosome 5, ASM5285725v1, whole genome shotgun sequence genome window below encodes:
- the LOC144133900 gene encoding uncharacterized protein LOC144133900 yields the protein MAASSLPFECELDSDNCVENVSCFRVALNTDGDAYEWLTSYGVATRTTWIVDWEVAKPKRIASHKKWKCQHSKRNKITGQTATNCPAFVDITIKNITRDTKKRDPYLKRATPLRAIVKVRDDHNHALDCADALRLLRTTADTRAVFHSYFHDGLTPAQAIAMHQQKLEAEDDAAEKLASGAVNPSAGTVYYWLRLWRDHHYGSAVDPVSKLSEKVSCYLDKGKLQYI from the exons ATGGCGGCATCATCGCTGCCGTTCGAATGCGAGTTGGACAGTGACAATTGCGTCGAGAACGTGAGTTGTTTTCGTGTGGCTCTGAACACCGACGGAGACGCGTACGAGTGGCTCACCAGCTACGGTGTTGCGACGAGAACCACGTGGATCGTTGACTGGGAAGTTGCAAAGCCTAAAAG GATCGCATCCCACAAGAAGTGGAAATGCCAGCACTCGAAGAGGAATAAGATTACTGGCCAAACGGCCACCAACTGTCCAGCCTTTGTGGACATCACAATAAAGAACATTACTAGGGACACAAAGAAGCGGGACCCATACCTGAAGAGGGCTACGCCGTTGCGTGCCATTGTGAAAGTCAGGGATGACCATAATCATGCGCTAGACTGTGCTGATGCCTTACGTCTCCTGCGCACCACAGCTGACACTCGAGCTGTATTCCATAGCTATTTTCATGATGGCCTCACACCAGCACAGGCCATAGCTATGCACCAGCAGAAGCTAGAAGCTGAAGATGACGCCGCCGAGAAGCTTGCCAGTGGTGCCGTGAATCCAAGCGCAGGCACTGTTTATTACTGGCTCCGGCTGTGGCGGGATCATCATTATGGCAGCGCAGTGGACCCTGTCAGCAAACTTTCAGAGAAAGTGTCATGCTATCTTGACAAGGGTAAGCTGCAATATATCTGA